From a single Prochlorococcus sp. MIT 0603 genomic region:
- a CDS encoding DUF2334 domain-containing protein, with translation MTKYILRLDDACHTFKESHWQEIERILDENSIKPIVGVIPFNEDKDNFYNPLINDFWEIIRRWQSKGWIIALHGYNHVCHDVNAENTQFLPLNNKSEFVGLCLREQKEKIIRSLNIFENNDIKPVLFMAPCHSFDKVTLSALDSVSQIKVITDGFSYRPYYRFGFKWIPQQLWRFRSLPFGTWTVCLHPNTMSRSDIYDFSLKISKYRKMIINPHQIIENQMFNRYGLTDLCFDISYRYFLKLKKIISYIHNNYL, from the coding sequence ATGACTAAATATATTTTACGGTTAGATGATGCTTGTCATACCTTTAAAGAGAGTCATTGGCAAGAGATAGAGAGGATATTAGATGAAAATTCTATTAAGCCCATAGTAGGAGTTATTCCTTTTAATGAGGATAAAGATAACTTTTATAATCCACTTATAAATGATTTCTGGGAGATAATTAGGCGGTGGCAATCCAAGGGATGGATTATAGCGCTGCATGGTTATAACCATGTATGCCATGATGTCAATGCAGAAAATACACAGTTTCTACCACTTAATAATAAATCAGAGTTTGTTGGCTTATGCCTAAGAGAACAAAAGGAAAAAATAATTAGATCTTTAAATATTTTTGAGAACAATGATATAAAACCAGTTTTATTTATGGCACCTTGTCATTCTTTTGACAAGGTAACTTTATCAGCTTTAGATTCTGTATCTCAGATAAAAGTTATTACAGATGGATTCTCCTATAGGCCATATTATAGATTTGGATTTAAATGGATACCGCAGCAATTGTGGAGGTTTAGATCTTTACCATTCGGTACATGGACTGTATGCCTTCATCCAAACACAATGAGTCGTTCTGATATCTACGATTTCTCTTTAAAAATATCTAAGTATAGAAAAATGATTATTAACCCTCACCAAATCATAGAGAATCAAATGTTCAACAGATATGGTCTTACAGATTTATGCTTTGATATCTCTTATCGATATTTTTTAAAACTTAAAAAAATAATATCTTATATTCATAATAATTATTTGTAA
- a CDS encoding glycosyltransferase, whose product MKIDVIIPTLNSSKTIEKSLESVIRAKSHYESIEIKVLVADGGSVDNTKSIIKNYKNKLDIAIVSESDTSPEEGISKAFIKSTGDYTIVIGSDDYISEDYFQDMESFDATKKQILLPKRFVILKKDLNNNLIVKKIKSPRRKFLHRYTVPLPGFGWIGRTAYLKEFIKSRNDKLFTKNYEIASDSELFVDLINAGWEYKVMQNKNASYYFLEGGRSKDWIPLSYEQCEIACKNVKGFNLDIKLIYALRRNWLRIKSRLIYK is encoded by the coding sequence ATGAAAATAGATGTTATTATACCAACTTTAAACTCTTCTAAGACTATAGAGAAATCATTAGAAAGTGTTATAAGGGCAAAATCACATTATGAGTCGATAGAAATCAAGGTTTTAGTAGCAGACGGTGGGTCAGTTGATAATACAAAAAGCATAATAAAAAATTACAAAAACAAGCTTGATATTGCTATAGTTTCAGAATCAGATACTAGTCCAGAAGAAGGAATATCCAAGGCTTTCATAAAATCAACGGGAGACTATACAATAGTAATTGGCTCAGACGATTATATTAGCGAAGACTATTTTCAAGATATGGAGTCTTTTGATGCAACTAAAAAGCAGATATTACTTCCTAAAAGATTTGTAATTCTAAAGAAAGATTTAAATAATAATTTAATTGTAAAAAAAATAAAGTCGCCCAGAAGAAAATTTCTCCATAGATATACTGTTCCATTACCAGGTTTTGGTTGGATTGGGAGAACTGCTTATTTGAAAGAGTTTATCAAGAGTAGAAATGATAAGCTTTTCACAAAAAATTATGAAATAGCATCTGACAGTGAATTGTTTGTCGACCTGATAAATGCAGGTTGGGAATACAAAGTAATGCAAAATAAAAATGCTAGCTATTATTTTCTTGAAGGCGGCAGAAGCAAAGACTGGATACCTTTATCTTATGAGCAATGTGAAATTGCCTGTAAAAATGTAAAAGGCTTCAACCTAGATATTAAATTGATATATGCTCTTAGAAGAAATTGGTTAAGAATAAAAAGTCGTCTCATTTACAAATAA
- a CDS encoding 2Fe-2S iron-sulfur cluster-binding protein, producing the protein MKSEALEIVWPNGARSKVIPGSDWLLEAKKAGVTIPTGCLTGSCGACEIEVNGKIIRACINSIEKSDFNKLKVDFYYDPFW; encoded by the coding sequence ATGAAGTCTGAAGCTTTAGAGATTGTATGGCCAAATGGAGCAAGGTCTAAAGTCATTCCAGGATCAGACTGGCTTCTTGAGGCTAAAAAAGCAGGCGTAACAATACCCACTGGCTGCTTAACAGGTAGCTGCGGTGCATGTGAGATTGAAGTAAACGGGAAAATAATAAGGGCCTGTATCAACTCAATAGAAAAATCTGATTTTAATAAATTAAAAGTTGATTTTTACTATGATCCCTTTTGGTAA
- a CDS encoding adenine phosphoribosyltransferase — translation MTNNLENFISDYVDFPKQGILFRDISPLLQNPQTFSDVIESMSRSKLYDDADAIIAIDSRGFIFGSAISMKLSKPMVIARKPGKLPGELLEKSYELEYGSNSLCIQKKSIENYKNFVIVDDLIATGGTARCLAEILAEDGKNITGLSVCIELGQLNARANLPFPVDSQITF, via the coding sequence GTGACTAATAACCTAGAAAACTTTATTTCCGATTATGTTGACTTCCCTAAGCAAGGAATTCTTTTTAGGGATATTTCTCCTCTTTTGCAAAACCCTCAGACCTTTTCAGACGTTATAGAAAGCATGTCGAGATCTAAGCTCTATGATGATGCAGATGCAATTATTGCAATAGATTCTAGAGGATTTATTTTCGGATCAGCAATCTCTATGAAGTTGTCTAAGCCAATGGTCATAGCAAGAAAGCCTGGTAAATTACCAGGTGAACTTTTGGAAAAGTCTTATGAGCTCGAATATGGGAGTAATTCTCTTTGCATACAGAAGAAATCCATAGAAAATTATAAAAACTTCGTTATTGTTGATGATTTGATTGCTACTGGTGGAACAGCAAGATGCTTGGCCGAAATACTTGCTGAAGACGGGAAAAACATAACTGGATTGTCAGTATGTATTGAACTAGGTCAATTAAATGCAAGAGCAAACCTCCCATTCCCTGTTGACTCTCAAATAACTTTTTAG
- a CDS encoding DUF7326 family protein, with protein sequence MKTQEISYKDLSKSQLDILKDVYVESRVKLMSNEEIKDFVKTILEDQIKGTVGNEEEREAWKEMKDFFKNEFNQQIELVKQKCPSSIDLLADPKQDESDRRMELLEKRKEENEQKVKDMW encoded by the coding sequence GTGAAAACCCAAGAAATTAGCTACAAGGATCTAAGCAAATCCCAACTCGATATTCTAAAGGATGTATATGTAGAAAGCAGGGTGAAGCTGATGTCAAATGAAGAGATTAAAGACTTTGTGAAAACCATTTTGGAGGATCAAATTAAAGGAACTGTAGGTAATGAGGAAGAAAGAGAGGCTTGGAAGGAAATGAAGGACTTCTTTAAGAATGAATTCAATCAACAAATTGAACTTGTCAAGCAGAAATGCCCTTCTTCTATAGATTTATTAGCTGATCCAAAACAAGATGAGTCGGATAGACGCATGGAATTGCTTGAAAAGCGTAAAGAAGAGAATGAACAAAAAGTCAAGGATATGTGGTAA
- a CDS encoding DUF1543 domain-containing protein, whose protein sequence is MNLFIVVLGGKILGGNVEMHDVRWVIGETIEATFPQLQSEWIGISQGLHLDSYKLIKFVNGFRVSLVKSNNVATPEVNRLWFLNFGGYRPSDMLEHHHFELVVAPTIQIAKKKACFKWTQSVNKIHKDNHALIDCLQDYSVSLKYDSLGRHDAMEPDWTGYRVIG, encoded by the coding sequence ATGAATCTCTTTATTGTGGTATTAGGAGGAAAAATATTGGGTGGAAATGTAGAAATGCATGATGTGCGTTGGGTTATAGGTGAAACAATTGAGGCCACTTTTCCGCAGTTGCAATCTGAATGGATAGGAATATCTCAAGGGCTTCATCTAGATAGCTACAAGTTAATTAAATTTGTAAATGGCTTTAGAGTTTCACTGGTGAAATCAAATAACGTTGCTACTCCTGAAGTTAATAGGCTCTGGTTCCTTAATTTTGGAGGATATAGGCCATCTGACATGCTTGAACATCATCACTTTGAATTAGTAGTGGCCCCAACTATACAAATTGCTAAAAAAAAAGCATGCTTCAAATGGACTCAATCGGTAAATAAAATTCACAAAGATAATCATGCTTTGATTGACTGCTTGCAGGATTATTCAGTTTCCTTGAAATATGATTCGTTAGGCAGGCATGATGCTATGGAACCAGACTGGACAGGATACCGGGTCATCGGATGA
- a CDS encoding DegT/DnrJ/EryC1/StrS family aminotransferase, translated as MKIEKISWEAELDVGMVDPSIQKVISSKKLFRYQYKDEESPVNIFEKIISEYLNIDFALGVSSATNAIFLALKAVGVSSKSKVLIPAFTFTAVPSAVVQCGAEAILVDITKQYVIDLDDLELKIISSGAKYLLLSHMRGHLCDMDEVVRICKRHSICLIEDAAHALGVTWNGKHAGTFGLAGVYSLQSYKIINAGEGGVLVTNDPDLFWKAVFMSGSYESNYTLHSSKNLDIADKYKNKLPVFNVRMSNIVAALAIPQIQGIELRIKHVNRNYTQFVEALSINKSIDFPKNQIQIRPVRDSVQMRIKIKDNLYNKLKFDLNKSGIPISYFGGENNTNARLYQNWKFLNLDNVELPNTKRYLSEVFDLRLPTHFTFENIDSIAKVFLRVLKEI; from the coding sequence ATGAAAATAGAAAAGATTTCTTGGGAAGCTGAATTGGATGTAGGAATGGTAGACCCCTCTATCCAAAAGGTTATTAGCTCTAAAAAACTATTTAGATATCAATATAAGGACGAAGAGAGCCCTGTAAATATTTTTGAAAAGATCATCTCTGAGTATTTAAATATAGATTTTGCACTTGGTGTTTCATCTGCAACTAATGCAATCTTTTTAGCTTTAAAAGCTGTTGGCGTAAGCTCTAAGTCAAAGGTACTTATCCCAGCATTTACTTTTACTGCAGTACCTAGTGCAGTTGTTCAATGTGGTGCTGAAGCGATCCTTGTAGATATTACTAAACAATATGTTATTGATTTAGACGATTTGGAATTGAAAATAATTTCCTCAGGTGCTAAATACCTTCTCTTATCTCATATGCGAGGCCATTTGTGTGATATGGATGAAGTTGTGAGAATCTGTAAAAGACATTCTATTTGTTTAATTGAAGATGCAGCTCATGCTTTAGGTGTTACATGGAATGGTAAACATGCAGGTACCTTTGGATTGGCTGGAGTTTATTCTTTACAGTCATACAAAATTATTAATGCTGGAGAAGGCGGTGTTTTAGTAACTAATGATCCTGATTTGTTTTGGAAGGCAGTATTCATGTCTGGATCATACGAGTCAAACTACACTCTACATTCTTCTAAAAACCTAGATATTGCAGATAAATATAAAAACAAATTACCTGTATTTAATGTTCGAATGAGTAATATTGTTGCAGCATTAGCTATTCCACAGATACAAGGTATAGAGTTAAGAATTAAGCATGTAAATAGAAATTATACTCAATTTGTAGAAGCACTCTCTATTAATAAATCAATTGATTTTCCAAAGAATCAAATACAAATTAGACCTGTAAGAGACTCTGTTCAAATGCGTATAAAAATAAAAGATAATTTGTATAATAAATTAAAGTTTGATTTAAACAAATCCGGTATTCCAATAAGTTACTTCGGAGGCGAAAATAATACAAATGCAAGATTATATCAAAACTGGAAATTTCTTAATTTAGATAATGTTGAGCTACCAAATACTAAAAGATATTTATCAGAGGTTTTCGATCTTCGCTTGCCTACCCATTTTACATTTGAAAATATTGATTCAATAGCTAAGGTTTTCTTGAGAGTTCTAAAAGAAATTTAA
- a CDS encoding peptidoglycan bridge formation glycyltransferase FemA/FemB family protein produces the protein MPHIQVIKKDSVDILVFIQSGFITKKSFNFNTLIIDLSRDLDSIWSKMKKNYRYEINRSKNKDGLEVVIIDKPTKKDVELFSKFFDEFANSRSIRTSNKRKLYLLQESGNLVIAYSGLKGSQKHPLTAHCYIHDSERVRLYHSCSNIEYKIKDRNLVARSNKLLHWDAIVKFKSLGFSIYDFGGISKNNDLEGIDRFKLGFNGKEVKEYSTLMPSSALGYIILFIYDLIKVFR, from the coding sequence TTGCCTCATATTCAAGTAATTAAAAAAGATTCAGTAGATATTCTGGTTTTTATTCAATCTGGCTTTATTACAAAAAAATCATTCAATTTTAATACATTGATTATCGATCTTTCAAGAGATCTTGATTCCATTTGGTCAAAAATGAAAAAAAATTATAGGTATGAAATTAATCGTTCGAAAAACAAGGATGGCCTTGAGGTTGTAATTATAGATAAGCCTACTAAGAAGGATGTTGAACTTTTCTCAAAGTTTTTTGATGAATTTGCGAATAGCAGATCGATAAGAACTAGTAATAAAAGGAAACTATATCTGTTGCAAGAAAGTGGCAATCTTGTTATTGCTTATTCGGGCTTAAAGGGTTCCCAAAAGCATCCTTTGACAGCCCATTGTTATATTCACGATTCAGAAAGGGTTCGCCTCTATCATTCATGTAGCAATATTGAGTATAAAATTAAAGATAGAAATCTAGTTGCTAGATCTAATAAATTACTTCATTGGGATGCAATTGTTAAATTTAAATCCCTTGGTTTCTCAATTTATGATTTTGGAGGGATAAGTAAGAATAATGACTTGGAAGGTATAGATAGGTTTAAATTAGGTTTTAATGGTAAGGAGGTTAAAGAATATTCAACTTTAATGCCTTCTAGTGCTCTTGGTTATATCATTTTATTTATCTATGACCTAATCAAGGTATTTAGATAA
- a CDS encoding AbrB family transcriptional regulator, which translates to MPSLVNLLLYLLGGAALGTLMLITGIPAGPLLGAILGAGLLSISGQLEIANWPLGTKTLLGIAIGTVIGTGINRETLGELQSLWKPALVITFTLLITGILVALLISKYLGVDKVVAILGAAPGGTIGMSLVGAEFGVGAAVAALHAVRLITVLFLIPTIVNLLDPGRGIGIPK; encoded by the coding sequence ATGCCTTCTTTAGTTAATTTACTGCTTTACCTACTTGGAGGAGCAGCTTTGGGGACTCTAATGCTTATTACTGGTATCCCCGCTGGTCCACTCTTAGGAGCTATTTTAGGAGCAGGGTTGTTAAGCATTAGTGGTCAACTTGAAATTGCCAATTGGCCTTTAGGTACAAAAACTTTACTCGGAATAGCTATTGGAACAGTTATAGGAACAGGTATTAATAGAGAAACCCTGGGAGAATTGCAATCACTATGGAAACCTGCTTTAGTTATAACTTTTACTCTTTTAATAACTGGAATTCTTGTTGCATTATTGATTAGTAAGTACCTAGGCGTAGATAAAGTTGTTGCAATATTAGGCGCTGCCCCTGGGGGTACTATAGGCATGAGCCTTGTTGGAGCAGAATTTGGTGTTGGTGCGGCTGTTGCCGCTTTACATGCAGTCAGATTAATAACCGTTCTTTTTTTGATACCTACAATAGTAAATTTACTTGATCCAGGTAGAGGCATTGGCATCCCTAAATAA
- a CDS encoding SOS response-associated peptidase, producing MCGRYKLTTEFKELPTILKKNLPKGFEQNYAKQELIRPSDPVLVVKNEGKISSALMIWGYISEWAKSPFEENIPRPFNARSETVSEKKIFRSSWRYKRCLIPANGFFEKDFIISRKDLKTFWLGGIWSRWMSSDGSELESCCVLTTQSNELIKPLHHRMPVIIPNGLEADWLVSVKDLFELRALEPMLGIWSSAEWKIDKKDRPTSQMELF from the coding sequence ATGTGTGGACGATATAAGCTGACAACTGAATTTAAAGAGCTACCCACTATCTTGAAAAAAAACTTGCCAAAAGGTTTTGAACAAAATTATGCAAAACAAGAATTAATTAGACCTTCAGACCCTGTTTTGGTAGTAAAAAATGAAGGTAAAATATCATCAGCACTAATGATATGGGGCTATATATCAGAATGGGCTAAAAGCCCTTTTGAAGAAAATATACCTAGACCATTTAATGCTAGGTCTGAAACTGTTTCTGAAAAAAAAATATTTAGGAGTAGTTGGAGATACAAAAGGTGTCTTATCCCAGCAAATGGGTTTTTTGAAAAAGATTTTATTATATCTAGGAAAGACCTGAAAACTTTTTGGTTAGGTGGAATTTGGAGTCGATGGATGTCATCTGATGGCAGTGAGCTTGAAAGCTGTTGTGTTTTAACTACCCAATCAAATGAATTGATAAAACCACTTCATCATCGTATGCCAGTAATTATTCCTAATGGATTAGAAGCAGATTGGTTGGTTTCCGTTAAAGACTTATTTGAACTAAGAGCATTAGAACCTATGCTAGGTATTTGGAGTTCAGCCGAATGGAAGATAGATAAAAAAGATAGGCCAACTTCGCAAATGGAGCTATTTTAA